One Aegilops tauschii subsp. strangulata cultivar AL8/78 chromosome 7, Aet v6.0, whole genome shotgun sequence genomic window carries:
- the LOC141027891 gene encoding basic leucine zipper 19-like, whose translation MLQYFSSCRHLSKKQNENCTQAAREHSLIKRLQAKQLLIAAMDDGNLDCSSMGSYFDDILMDTEQVACTHTHTCNPPAHHLPHTHTCLHVHSKIAASASSDAGAETPAGFEDAHATSRSKRRRPSGNQAAVRKYREKKKAHTALLEEEAARLRAMNEQLAKKVQDHAALEAEAARLRCLLVDVRGRIEGEIGAFPYHRRPAKGAGQGGAQVMSSCDFIATCEQPHTCFL comes from the coding sequence ATGTTGCAGTATTTCTCATCATGTCGACACCTTTCTAAAAAACAAAACGAAAATTGCACGCAAGCAGCACGTGAGCACAGCTTAATTAAGCGTCTCCAAGCCAAGCAGCTGCTAATCGCGGCCATGGACGACGGGAACCTCGACTGCTCCTCCATGGGCAGCTACTTCGACGACATCCTCATGGACACGGAGCAGGTTGCTTGCACCCATACCCACACCTGCAACCCGCCCGCCCACCAcctcccccacacacacaccTGTCTCCACGTCCACTCCAAGatcgccgcctccgcctcctccgaCGCCGGCGCGGAGACCCCGGCCGGGTTCGAGGACGCCCACGCCACCTCCAGGAGCAAGAGGCGCCGTCCGTCGGGCAACCAGGCGGCCGTGCGCAAGTACCGGGAGAAGAAGAAGGCGCACAcggcgctgctggaggaggaggcggcccgTCTGAGGGCTATGAACGAGCAGCTCGCCAAGAAGGTCCAGGACCACGCCGCGCTCGAGGCCGAGGCGGCCAGGCTCCGATGCCTGCTCGTCGACGTCAGGGGCAGGATCGAAGGGGAGATCGGCGCCTTCCCTTACCACCGCCGGCCGGCCAAGGGCGCCGGTCAGGGCGGTGCCCAGGTTATGAGCTCATGTGATTTCATAGCAACCTGTGAACAACCTCATACGTGTTTTCTTTAA
- the LOC141026493 gene encoding uncharacterized protein, which produces MTIKKQLMTRFYNKREEAETWDGTVCPKIKKRLEKNDDLSATCHASNAGDGIFQVDNKGRSYIVDIKALSCTCKRWDLNGIPCHHSVVCCKDERIEPEDLVDKCYSIASFLKAYQPIIMPDRDEREWEKMHGPVIKPPPKKNDKKGRHQKNRRKQPHEAKDKRGGKKLTRHGVVITCSHCQEEGHNRAGCNKRKAGLPPVRHVPQPQPIPPIPVDSSDDEQ; this is translated from the exons ATGACAATAAAAAAGCAGTTGATGACAAGGTTCTACAACAAGAGAGAGGAAGCAGAAACATGGGATGGCACTGTTTGCCCCAAAATTAAGAAAAGACTTGAGAAGAATGATGATTTGTCAGCTACATGTCATGCATCAAATGCAGGGGATGGAATATTCCAG GTTGATAACAAAGGGAGATCTTACATAGTGGACATAAAAGCTTTAAGTTGTACTTGCAAAAGGTGGGACCTCAATGGCATACCATGCCATCATTCTGTTGTTTGCTGCAAAGATGAGAGAATTGAGCCTGAGGACCTAGTTGACAAATGCTACAGCATTGCCTCATTTCTGAAAGCCTACCAGCCTATCATCATGCCAGACAGAGATGAGAGAGAGTGGGAAAAGATGCATGGTCCAGTGATCAAACCCCCACCCAAGAAGAATGACAAAAAGGGAAGGCATCAGAAGAATAGAAGGAAACAACCACATGAAGCCAAGGACAAGAGAGGAGGCAAAAAGCTCACAAGGCATGGTGTGGTCATCACTTGCTCTCATTGCCAAGAGGAGGGTCACAACAGAGCAGGTTGCAACAAGAGGAAAGCTGGTTTGCCACCTGTGAGGCATGTGCCACAACCACAACCTATTCCTCCTATTCCTGTTGACTCATCAGATGATGAACAATAG
- the LOC141027892 gene encoding F-box protein PP2-B11-like isoform X2: protein MVTGMCDLPADCLALVASLTSPGDACRLAATAVALRAAADSDQVWGSFLPADCADILARCSTPGDGRCLEGETNKELFSRLCDCPVLLDGGKLSFSLERHSGAKKYMIALWHGFGGYQYYGLEDSSSHTFTFTPVCSCALGR from the exons ATGGTGACAGGCATGTGCGACCTCCCAGCGGACTGCCTGGCGCTGGTCGCCTCCCTGACATCCCCCGGGGATGCGTGCAGGTTGGCGGCCACCGCCGTCGCGCTCCGGGCGGCTGCCGACTCCGACCAGGTCTGGGGGAGCTTCCTCCCGGCAGACTGCGCGGACATCCTCGCGCGGTGCAGCACCCCCGGTGATGGGCGCTGCCTCGAAGGCGAAACGAACAAGGAGCTCTTCTCCCGACTCTGCGACTGCCCCGTCCTCCTCGACGGCGGCAAGCTG AGCTTCTCGCTGGAGAGGCATAGCGGCGCCAAGAAGTACATGATAGCTCTGTGGCACGGATTTGGTGGCTACCAGTACTACGGATTGGAGGACTCGTCCAGTCACACTTTCACCTTCACTCCAG TGTGCAGCTGCGCTCTAGGGAGGTGA
- the LOC141027892 gene encoding F-box protein PP2-B11-like isoform X1 has product MVTGMCDLPADCLALVASLTSPGDACRLAATAVALRAAADSDQVWGSFLPADCADILARCSTPGDGRCLEGETNKELFSRLCDCPVLLDGGKLSFSLERHSGAKKYMIALWHGFGGYQYYGLEDSSSHTFTFTPDSTRWRLTRTCCG; this is encoded by the exons ATGGTGACAGGCATGTGCGACCTCCCAGCGGACTGCCTGGCGCTGGTCGCCTCCCTGACATCCCCCGGGGATGCGTGCAGGTTGGCGGCCACCGCCGTCGCGCTCCGGGCGGCTGCCGACTCCGACCAGGTCTGGGGGAGCTTCCTCCCGGCAGACTGCGCGGACATCCTCGCGCGGTGCAGCACCCCCGGTGATGGGCGCTGCCTCGAAGGCGAAACGAACAAGGAGCTCTTCTCCCGACTCTGCGACTGCCCCGTCCTCCTCGACGGCGGCAAGCTG AGCTTCTCGCTGGAGAGGCATAGCGGCGCCAAGAAGTACATGATAGCTCTGTGGCACGGATTTGGTGGCTACCAGTACTACGGATTGGAGGACTCGTCCAGTCACACTTTCACCTTCACTCCAG ATTCCACGAGGTGGCGCCTCACTCGTACCTGTTGTGGGTGA
- the LOC141027546 gene encoding protein FAR1-RELATED SEQUENCE 5-like has protein sequence MTFESEEDSYNFYNAYDKKKGFNVRKDIVRREKKIGDIFYRRFVCSKEGIRDPATRDIKDRKRRERVETREYCGAELSIRLDKQRGIWFVDNFVDDHNHILTTPDESQFLRSHGKIKDHQKLEIVRMESMGLRKHHIMDVFQCMSSDRADAGFIDKDLYNFSSRCKRSGIVDGDANATIRALKARKDKNPEFFLEFRVDKEGHLKDLFWCDGQSQMDYRSFDDVVVFDNTYRMNSCALEEAAARIFTFANFQLVQEQLQKLSTHVLGMIPTSNAAAEG, from the exons ATGACCTTTGAAAGTGAAGAAGACTCCTATAACTTCTATAATGCATACGATAAAAAGAAAGGGTTCAATGTTAGGAAGGATATTGTGAGGCGGGAGAAAAAAATAGGAGATATTTTCTATAGGAGATTTGTTTGCTCAAAGGAAGGGATTCGTGATCCAGCCACAAGGGACATCAAGGACCGAAAAAGAAGGGAAAGAGTTGAGACTCGAGAGTATTGTGGGGCTGAACTGAGCATTAGACTTGATAAGCAGCGTGGAATCTGGTTTGTGGACAATTTTGTAGATGACCATAACCACATATTAACAACTCCAGATGAATCCCAATTTCTTCGTTCCCATGGGAAAATCAAAGACCATCAGAAATTAGAAATAGTAAGGATGGAATCGATGGGCCTCCGTAAGCATCACATAATGGATGTCTTTCAGTGCATGAGTAGTGACAGAGCGGACGCTGGATTTATCGATAAGGACCTGTACAATTTCTCATCTAGGTGCAAGAGGTCCGGTATTGTAGATGGAGATGCAAATGCTACAATACGGGCGTTGAAGGCTAGGAAGGATAAGAATCCAGAGTTCTTTCTTGAGTTCCGAGTTGACAAAGAAGGTCATCTGAAGGACCTGTTTTGGTGTGACGGGCAGTCCCAGATGGATTACCGGTCATTTGATGATGTTGTCGTGTTCGACAATACATACCGGATGAACAG TTGTGCACTTGAAGAGGCTGCAGCACGTATTTTCACATTTGCTAATTTTCAGCTAGTTCAAGAACAGCTACAGAAG TTGAGTACACATGTCTTGGGGATGATTCCGACATCAAATGCAGCTGCTGAAGGATAG
- the LOC141027893 gene encoding F-box protein PP2-B11-like, with the protein MCKHPCVSLYHRLQRQTINQRVRMETETGICDLPADCLALVASLTSPGDVCRLAATAHALRAAADFDEVWGSFLPADCTDILARCSTAGDERHREGETKKELFSRLCDCPVLLDGGKLSFSLDRRSGARKYMIPAKALWYGWSGYHYGGLVWSRCHPHSRFREVAVLSYLCWVDVDVILNTKNLSGIGRGYAAYLVYRVHWLHADTAQNQNKEDLGSSSAAICYHECNHLVPQKHSRSLLWDWGWELDGSPSSSSSMSADTTEKHRSKKQRLTPDGVGMRSDGQWIEQEINIELDEQCLEGKEKNVSIEFRGFTRSHRCQIIIEGIEIRPRGMEKFKSRLNSLDR; encoded by the exons ATGTGCAAGCATCCTTGTGTAAGTCTTTATCACCGCCTCCAGAGGCAAACGATTAATCAACGCGTACGCATGGAGACGGAGACGGGCATCTGCGACCTCCCGGCGGACTGCCTGGCCCTCGTCGCCTCCCTGACCTCCCCCGGCGACGTGTGCAGGCTGGCGGCCACCGCCCATGCTCTCCGGGCGGCTGCCGACTTCGACGAGGTCTGGGGGAGCTTCCTCCCGGCGGACTGCACCGACATCCTCGCGCGGTGTAGTACTGCCGGTGATGAGCGCCACCGGGAAGGCGAAACAAAGAAGGAGCTCTTCTCCCGACTCTGCGACTGCCCCGTCCTCCTCGATGGCGGCAAGCTG AGCTTCTCCTTGGACAGGCGTAGCGGGGCCAGGAAGTACATGATACCAGCGAAAGCTCTGTGGTACGGGTGGAGTGGCTACCACTACGGAGGACTCGTCTGGTCGCGCTGCCACCCACACTCCAG ATTCCGCGAGGTGGCGGTTCTCTCGTACCTGTGCTGGGTGGACGTGGACGTCATATTGAACACCAAGAACCTCTCGGGCATCGGTAGAGGCTATGCGGCCTATCTCGTATACAGGGTGCATTGGTTGCACGCAGACACGGCTCAGAACCAAAACAAAGAAGATTTAGGGTCCTCGTCCGCGGCCATTTGCTATCATGAGTGCAACCATCTCGTGCCTCAGAAGCACTCGCGATCTCTGTTATGGGACTGGGGCTGGGAACTCGAtggatcaccatcgtcatcatcatcgatGTCGGCAGATACAACGGAGAAACATCGAAGTAAGAAGCAGCGGCTGACACCTGATGGTGTGGGCATGAGGAGCGATGGACAATGGATAGAGCAAGAGATTAACATAGAGTTGGACGAGCAGTGTCTGGAGGGGAAGGAGAAAAATGTTTCCATTGAGTTTAGAGGGTTCACAAGGTCACATAGGTGCCAGATTATCATAGAAGGGATCGAGATAAGGCCGAGAGGAATGGAAAAGTTCAAATCACGACTAAATTCATTAGATAGATAA